One stretch of Muribaculum intestinale DNA includes these proteins:
- a CDS encoding ABC transporter ATP-binding protein has translation MIHLKDFSIGFGSRTLLDKVNTSFGKGELTALIGRNGSGKSTLLRAIAGLNRQYSGDIILDGKDIRTLSPGGLAKSLAFVTTERTRIPNLRCEDVVAIGRAPYTNWIGRMQDIDRNIVSDAIRSVGMEGYAGRTMDTMSDGECQRIMIARALAQDTPVMLLDEPTSFLDMPNRYELVSLLRTLAHKKAKCVLFSTHELDVALRMCDSIALVDNGALHHLSVTDMVKSGHIQRLFSSPDLSFEELLWQNRK, from the coding sequence ATGATACATCTCAAGGATTTCTCAATAGGCTTCGGCTCCCGTACCCTGCTCGACAAGGTGAATACGTCTTTCGGCAAAGGAGAACTGACTGCTCTTATCGGACGCAACGGTTCAGGCAAATCGACCCTTCTGAGAGCCATTGCCGGACTGAACAGACAATATTCGGGAGATATAATACTTGACGGCAAGGATATACGTACACTCTCTCCCGGAGGACTCGCCAAGTCTCTCGCGTTTGTCACTACTGAACGCACACGTATTCCTAATCTGCGCTGTGAGGATGTCGTAGCCATCGGTCGCGCCCCGTACACCAACTGGATAGGCAGGATGCAGGACATCGACAGAAACATTGTGTCGGATGCCATTCGCTCGGTAGGGATGGAGGGTTATGCCGGGCGTACAATGGATACCATGAGCGACGGAGAATGCCAGCGTATTATGATCGCACGGGCTTTGGCGCAGGATACACCGGTAATGCTGCTTGACGAACCCACCTCCTTCCTCGATATGCCCAACCGTTATGAACTCGTCTCGCTTCTTCGCACACTTGCACACAAAAAAGCTAAATGTGTCCTGTTCTCAACTCATGAACTGGATGTGGCACTTCGTATGTGTGACAGTATCGCACTGGTGGATAATGGTGCGCTTCATCATCTTTCAGTAACGGACATGGTGAAAAGCGGGCATATACAAAGATTATTCTCGTCTCCGGATTTGAGCTTTGAAGAATTGTTATGGCAGAACAGGAAATGA
- a CDS encoding TonB-dependent receptor, protein MNNLREVVVWGKRPMKDIGVQKTTFDSIALKENIALSMADILTFNSSVFVKSYGRATLSTVAFRGTSPSHTQVTWNGMRINNPMLGMTDFSTIPSYFIDQASLLHGTSSVNETGGGLGGLVRLGTIPDVAEGVNLQYVQGVGSFSTFDEFARFTYGSEHWHVSSRVVYSSSPNDYKYINHDKKVNIYDDDKNIIGQYHPTERNRSGAYKDFHALQEVYYNTNKGDRFGFNAWYINSNRELPMLTTDYGNERNFENRQREQTLRSVLSWDHRRDGWKFAAKGGYIHTWMAYDYKREVAENNWSSMTRSRSRVNTFYGQAEGEYNPTRKWYFTANISAHQHFVRSEDKNIILQDGDKAVVGYDKGRIELSGSASAKWQPADPLGLSLVLRQEMFGDKWAPVIPAFFIDGLLSRKGNVMLKASVSRNHKFPTLNDLYFLPGGNPDLKSEHGWSYDAGASFDVGWKAPFPVSMGGSATWFDSRIDDWIIWLPTTKGFFSPRNVKKVHAYGIEGKLNIAFEPFKGWIFDLNGSYSWTPSINEGEKMSPADQSVGKQLPYVPKHSASFTGRLTWKSWSFLYKWAYYSERFTMSSNDYTITGHLPKYYMSNVSLEKGLKFKPVDLQLKLAVNNLFNEDYLSVLSRPMPGINFEFFVGITPKFGKKKTEPKTDNY, encoded by the coding sequence ATGAACAATCTGCGTGAGGTCGTGGTGTGGGGCAAACGCCCGATGAAGGATATCGGAGTGCAGAAAACAACATTCGATTCCATCGCCCTCAAAGAGAACATAGCCCTATCAATGGCGGACATCCTTACATTCAACTCTTCTGTTTTTGTCAAGAGCTACGGTCGTGCCACGCTCTCCACTGTCGCCTTCCGTGGAACCTCCCCCAGCCATACGCAGGTGACGTGGAACGGCATGCGCATTAACAATCCCATGCTCGGCATGACAGACTTCTCGACCATTCCGTCCTATTTCATAGACCAGGCATCGCTGCTCCACGGCACATCATCGGTCAACGAGACAGGCGGAGGTCTCGGCGGTCTGGTCAGACTCGGAACTATTCCCGATGTGGCGGAAGGTGTCAATCTGCAATATGTGCAGGGAGTGGGCTCATTCAGCACATTCGACGAGTTCGCCCGGTTTACCTATGGCAGTGAACACTGGCACGTTTCAAGCCGTGTAGTATATTCATCTTCACCAAACGACTACAAGTACATCAACCACGACAAGAAGGTGAACATCTACGACGATGACAAGAACATAATAGGTCAGTATCATCCGACGGAACGGAACCGCAGCGGTGCCTACAAGGATTTCCATGCGCTGCAGGAGGTGTACTACAACACCAACAAGGGTGACCGTTTCGGATTCAACGCATGGTACATCAACTCCAACCGCGAACTGCCGATGCTCACCACCGACTACGGCAACGAGCGCAACTTCGAGAACCGTCAGCGTGAACAGACCCTCCGCAGCGTCCTCTCATGGGATCATCGGCGCGATGGCTGGAAATTCGCGGCAAAAGGGGGATATATCCACACTTGGATGGCGTATGACTACAAGCGTGAGGTCGCTGAAAACAACTGGTCGTCCATGACACGCTCACGAAGCAGGGTAAACACATTCTACGGTCAGGCAGAGGGTGAGTATAATCCCACAAGGAAATGGTATTTTACCGCCAACATCTCGGCACATCAGCATTTTGTCCGCTCCGAGGATAAGAACATTATCCTTCAGGATGGTGACAAAGCCGTTGTCGGTTACGACAAGGGTCGTATTGAACTATCCGGTTCCGCTTCAGCTAAATGGCAGCCTGCCGATCCGCTCGGACTGTCACTTGTGCTACGTCAGGAAATGTTCGGAGACAAATGGGCCCCCGTTATCCCGGCTTTCTTCATCGACGGTCTTCTGTCAAGGAAAGGAAACGTCATGCTGAAAGCGTCCGTATCACGCAACCACAAGTTTCCTACGCTCAATGACCTCTATTTTCTCCCCGGTGGCAATCCTGACCTGAAGAGCGAGCATGGTTGGTCGTATGATGCCGGTGCTTCGTTCGATGTGGGTTGGAAAGCTCCCTTCCCGGTGTCGATGGGTGGAAGTGCCACATGGTTTGACAGCCGTATCGATGACTGGATTATATGGCTTCCCACAACCAAAGGGTTCTTCTCGCCGCGCAATGTAAAGAAGGTACACGCCTACGGCATCGAGGGAAAGCTCAATATCGCTTTCGAACCTTTCAAGGGGTGGATTTTCGACCTGAACGGGTCATATTCATGGACACCCTCCATCAACGAGGGTGAGAAGATGTCCCCTGCTGACCAGTCTGTAGGCAAGCAGCTACCTTACGTCCCCAAGCACTCAGCTTCGTTCACGGGGCGTCTTACATGGAAGTCTTGGAGCTTCCTGTATAAATGGGCTTACTATTCAGAGAGGTTCACCATGTCGAGCAACGACTATACTATCACAGGGCACCTGCCTAAGTATTACATGAGTAATGTATCCCTTGAAAAAGGGCTGAAGTTCAAACCTGTCGATTTACAGTTGAAACTGGCTGTGAACAACCTCTTCAACGAGGACTATCTTTCAGTCCTGTCGCGTCCCATGCCCGGCATCAACTTCGAGTTCTTTGTCGGAATAACACCAAAGTTCGGAAAGAAAAAGACTGAACCGAAAACGGATAATTATTGA
- a CDS encoding ABC transporter substrate-binding protein has product MQKCKSFLSLCLLIVLLAACNGKKTASISDFSNQLYTPEYASGFSIKGADGYESSIITVTNPWQGADSITTQLFIARGGESAPEGFTGQVLEGDASRIVAMSSTHIAMLDAVGEAGRVVGVSGIDYISNPVISANRDSIGDVGYEGNINYELLISLDPDLVLLYGVNGASSMEGKLNELGIPFMYVGDYLEESPLGKAEWMVALSEVVGKRTEGEQVFGGIPVRYNDLKKRVADTVLDAPSVILNTPYGDSWFMPSTESYVARLVKDAGGDYIYKKNTGNASLPIDLEEAYKLTSEADMWLNVGMANSLDELRTSCPKFSDTRCFRNGSVWNNNLKTNAAGGNDYYESAVVNPDILLRDLVKIFHPELVEEDFVYYKQLK; this is encoded by the coding sequence ATGCAAAAGTGTAAATCTTTCCTCAGTCTGTGCCTGCTCATCGTTCTGCTGGCTGCCTGTAATGGTAAAAAGACCGCTTCTATCAGCGATTTCAGCAATCAGCTCTATACCCCGGAATATGCCTCCGGCTTCAGTATCAAGGGTGCGGACGGATATGAAAGCTCCATCATTACTGTCACCAATCCGTGGCAGGGTGCGGACAGCATAACCACTCAGCTCTTCATAGCAAGAGGCGGTGAGTCTGCTCCTGAAGGATTCACAGGTCAGGTACTCGAAGGCGATGCTTCGCGTATTGTGGCTATGTCTTCCACTCATATAGCCATGCTCGATGCTGTCGGCGAAGCCGGGCGTGTGGTAGGTGTTTCCGGCATCGACTATATTTCCAATCCGGTTATCTCCGCTAACCGTGACAGTATCGGTGACGTAGGCTATGAAGGGAACATCAATTACGAACTGCTCATTTCCCTCGACCCGGATCTTGTCCTCCTATACGGAGTGAACGGTGCAAGCTCGATGGAAGGGAAACTCAACGAACTGGGAATACCGTTTATGTACGTCGGTGACTATCTCGAGGAATCACCGCTCGGCAAAGCCGAATGGATGGTAGCTCTTTCCGAGGTTGTCGGAAAACGTACAGAAGGCGAACAGGTTTTTGGAGGCATCCCTGTCAGGTACAATGACCTTAAAAAGAGAGTCGCCGATACCGTGCTCGATGCTCCCTCCGTGATTCTCAACACACCCTATGGAGATTCCTGGTTCATGCCTTCCACCGAAAGCTATGTGGCCCGGCTTGTCAAGGATGCCGGAGGTGACTACATTTATAAGAAGAATACCGGGAATGCTTCACTGCCTATCGACCTTGAAGAAGCGTATAAGCTGACTTCTGAGGCGGATATGTGGCTCAATGTAGGTATGGCAAACTCTCTTGATGAACTCAGGACATCATGCCCGAAGTTCTCAGACACCCGATGCTTCCGTAACGGCTCTGTCTGGAACAACAATCTGAAGACAAATGCCGCAGGCGGTAACGACTATTACGAATCTGCTGTTGTCAATCCCGATATTCTACTGCGCGATCTTGTAAAAATTTTCCATCCCGAACTCGTAGAAGAAGATTTCGTCTATTACAAGCAACTGAAATAG
- a CDS encoding FecCD family ABC transporter permease, translating to MRTRASFLFIVLAALTLFLFMLDLSVGAVAVPLRDVWAALTGGDCPRTTAKIILNIRLIKAVVALLAGAALSVSGLQMQTLFRNPLAGPYVLGISSGASLGVALFILGAPLFGLSASFASLGIAGAAWIGAAAVLIVIAAVGHRIKDIMVILILGMMFSSGVGAIVQILQYLSKEESLKAFVIWTMGSLGDVTLSQLYVLVPAVMIGLAVAVITIKPLNLLLFGEEYAVTMGLNIRSSRGLLFLSTTLLAGTVTAFCGPIGFIGLAMPHVTRMLFDNSDHRILIPGTVLTGASVLLLCDLVSKLFTLPVNAITALLGIPVVVWVVLRNKSVTA from the coding sequence ATGCGGACAAGAGCATCGTTTCTTTTCATTGTTTTGGCTGCCCTCACGCTCTTCCTGTTCATGCTGGATCTGTCTGTGGGGGCTGTCGCTGTGCCCTTGCGCGATGTGTGGGCTGCTCTCACCGGTGGAGATTGTCCCCGGACAACGGCAAAAATCATTCTCAACATTCGTCTTATAAAGGCGGTTGTCGCTTTACTTGCCGGGGCTGCTCTATCTGTGAGCGGTCTACAGATGCAGACTCTTTTCCGGAATCCACTTGCAGGGCCATACGTCCTTGGCATAAGCTCAGGCGCAAGTCTTGGCGTGGCTCTTTTCATTCTCGGTGCGCCTCTATTCGGTCTTTCGGCTTCCTTTGCCTCACTTGGCATTGCCGGAGCCGCATGGATCGGGGCTGCGGCTGTTCTCATCGTTATCGCTGCCGTTGGACATCGTATCAAGGATATTATGGTGATCCTCATTCTCGGCATGATGTTCTCGTCGGGAGTCGGTGCGATAGTACAGATTCTGCAGTATCTCAGCAAGGAAGAATCACTAAAGGCTTTTGTCATCTGGACTATGGGGTCGCTCGGTGATGTCACCCTATCCCAGCTTTATGTCCTTGTCCCGGCGGTGATGATTGGACTGGCTGTGGCGGTTATAACCATCAAACCGCTCAACCTGCTCCTTTTTGGCGAGGAATATGCCGTCACTATGGGTCTGAATATCCGGAGTTCCCGTGGACTTCTGTTCCTGTCAACTACATTGCTTGCAGGAACGGTAACAGCCTTCTGTGGTCCTATCGGTTTTATCGGTCTTGCCATGCCACACGTCACGAGGATGCTCTTTGACAACAGTGACCATCGTATCCTCATTCCCGGTACGGTTCTTACCGGCGCGTCCGTCCTGCTGCTCTGCGACCTCGTTTCCAAGTTATTCACACTGCCTGTCAATGCTATTACCGCACTACTCGGTATCCCCGTGGTAGTATGGGTGGTGCTTCGCAACAAATCCGTTACCGCATGA
- a CDS encoding DUF2284 domain-containing protein: MKFTYQVQDFTVTVSTEEYIRRYSNSECFIKYCKECRNYGKVWVCPPFSHDTMAELRQYANLFLVATKIIPDEKKIPFSEVNRFFRPERLRIEKKLRDMEITYRGKAFAYAGSCLYCPEGTCSRLDNQPCRHPELVRPSLESYGFDLGKTASELFGFPLLWSNDGYLPEYLTLICGLFHNAENICKNKLKI, translated from the coding sequence ATGAAATTTACATATCAGGTACAGGATTTCACAGTTACCGTCTCCACAGAGGAATACATACGCAGATACAGTAATTCCGAGTGTTTCATAAAGTATTGCAAAGAATGCCGGAATTATGGTAAGGTGTGGGTCTGTCCTCCGTTTTCGCATGATACGATGGCGGAACTGCGTCAATACGCCAATCTGTTTTTAGTAGCCACCAAGATTATTCCCGATGAAAAGAAAATCCCTTTCTCGGAAGTAAACCGATTCTTTCGCCCGGAACGACTACGTATCGAAAAGAAATTGCGGGATATGGAAATCACTTACAGAGGAAAAGCATTTGCTTACGCCGGAAGCTGCCTTTATTGTCCCGAAGGTACTTGTTCAAGGCTTGACAATCAACCGTGCCGGCACCCTGAATTGGTGAGACCTTCTCTTGAATCATACGGCTTCGATCTCGGAAAGACTGCATCAGAGCTATTTGGCTTCCCATTGCTATGGAGCAATGACGGTTATCTACCCGAATATCTCACGCTCATCTGCGGTTTATTTCATAACGCTGAGAATATTTGTAAAAACAAATTAAAAATATAG